In the genome of Anabrus simplex isolate iqAnaSimp1 chromosome 6, ASM4041472v1, whole genome shotgun sequence, one region contains:
- the LOC137501194 gene encoding histone H2B-like yields MIPSQAPKPPSPKSKPNYLSPLLLSTNITKGDKKKKRKESYAIYIYKVLKQVHPDTGISSKAMSIMNSFVNDIFERIAAEASRLAHYNKRSTITSREIQTAVRLLLPGELAKHAVSEGTKAVTKYTNSK; encoded by the exons ATGATTCCGTCCCAAGCACCCAAACCACCATCGCCCAAGTCCAAACCCAATTATCTATCCCCTCTACTTCTTTCAACCAAT ATAACCAAGGGAGATAAGAAGAAAAAGCGCAAGGAGAGctacgccatctacatctacaaagtacttaaacaggtacaccctgatactggcatctccagcaaggcgatgagcatcatgaacagcttcgtcaacgacatcttcgagcgtatCGCCGCTGAAGCTTCCCGTCtcgcccactacaacaagcgctccaccatcactagtcgggagatccagactgccgtccgtctcttgctgcccggagagctggccaagcacgccgtcagcgagGGCACCAAAGCAGTCACCAAATACACCAACTCCAAGTAA